CTACCCCGCTGCCGAGATCAACGGCGGCCCCGCCCCCGGCTTCAGTTCGGGCCAAGCCGAGGCGCTTATGGAAAAGGTGGCGAAGGAAACCCTGCCGAAAGGCGTCGCCATGGAATGGACCGACCTCACCTATCAGCGCATTCTAGCCGGGAACACGGGCGTCCTGATCTTCCCGCTCAGCATCCTGCTCGTCTTCCTCGTGCTGGCCGCGCAGTATGAAAGCTTCCGCCTGCCCTTCGCGGTGCTGCTCATCGTCCCGATGGCTCTGCTCTCGGCGATGGCAGGCGTGTGGTTCACCGATGGCGATAACAATATCTTCACCCAGATCGGTCTCATCGTGCTGATCGGTCTCGCGGCGAAGAATGCGATCCTCATCGTCGAGTTCGCCGTGAAGCTCCGTGAGGAAGGGAAGGGCGTCATCGAGTCCGCCGTGGAGGCAGCCCGTCTGCGCCTGCGCCCGATCCTGATGACCTCGATCGCCTTCATCGCGGGAGTATATCCGCTGGTCGCGGCCAGCGGTGCCGGTGCCGAGATGCGCCAGGCCATGGGCGTCGCCGTCTTCTCCGGCATGATCGGTGTCACGATCTTCGGGCTCTTCTTCACCCCGATCTTCTACGTCCTGCTGGAGCGCATCGGCGCCAAGCCCAAACCCGAACCTGCCCCGATTGCGATCGAGAACTAAGCAGCGCATCGCAATCACCAACCGATCCAAGCATGAAAACTTCCCGTCTCTTCCTGCTCACCGCAGCGCTCTTCAGCTCCTGCTCCTTCGTGCCCACGCTCGATAAGCCGGGTGTGGAAGTCGTTCCTGTCAGTTTCTCGGGTCATGGCGGAGGCTCCGTCTCCGCCTCGCTCGACTGGCGCTCCTTCTTCACCGATCCGCGGCTCAAGAAGCTGGTCGGCAACGCGCTGGAGAACAATCGCGACCTCCGCGTCGCCGCGCTGAATGTCGAGCAGTCGCGTGCTCAGTACGGCATCTCCCGTAGCGCGCTCTTCCCTTCCGTCGATTTGTCCGCCACCGGCTCAAGACGGCGGACACCGGGCTCGACCGTCTCCGGGGGGACGGCGGTCGAGTCCCGGAACTACGACGTCTCGGTGGGTGTCACGTCCTACGAGCTCGACCTCTTCGGTCGCGTTCGCAGCCTGAATCAAGCTGCGCTCGAGCGCTATCTGGCCAGTGATGCCGCGCGCCTCGGCGTGCAGATCTCACTCGTGGCAGAGGTGGCCAGCCAGTACTTCGCCGAGCGCGCTCTGCTGGAGCAAATCGAACTCTCCGAGCAAACCCTCGCCTCGGTCAGCCAGACCTACGACCTCACCAAGACACGCCTGAATGCCGGCGATGTCTCGGAGCTTGATGCCCGTTCAGTGGAGATCCAGGTCCAGACCGCGAAAGCGAATCTCGCGGCCTATCGCCAGCAACTCGCGGTCACGCACAATGCGCTCGTCTTCCTGACCGGCGCATCGATCGATGGCCTGCCCGCAGGTCGCAGCCTGGAGCAGGGCCTCGTGGCGGATCTCCGCTCCGGCGTGCCCTCGGATCTCTTGGTCCGTCGCCCGGACATCCTCGAGTCCGAGCATGAACTCCACGCGGCGAATGCCGATATCGGAGCTGCCCGTGCCGCCTTCTTCCCGCGCATCACCCTCACCGGTAGCGCCGGCACCGCGAGCCGCAGCCTCGGCGATCTATTCCAGAGCGGCTCCAGCGCATGGGCCTTCACGCCGCAGATCAGCGTGCCCATCTTCGATGGCGGATTCAACAAGGCCAACCTCGATGCCGCACAGGTCCGCAAGCAGATCGAGGTCGCACGCTACGAGAAGGCCATTCAAACCGGCTTCCGTGAAGTCTCGGACGGCCTCGTGGCCCGCACCGGCATCAATAGCCAGATCGCCGCCATCGAAGGCCTCGTCGAGGCTCAGCAGCGCCGCTTCGATCTCGCCAATGCCCGCTACACGCAGGGCGTGGACAGTTACTTCGAAGTGCTGGATGCCCACCAGGAGCTCTACTCCGCGCGGCAGTCCTTGATCCAGGTCCGCCTCGCCCGCCTCACCAACACCGTAGGCCTCTACAAGGCCCTCGGCGGCGGTTGGTGATCCTTGCTCTAACAAAAACGTATGAACCAGACCGATCTCACCCTCCGTCCGCCCCGTAGCGTTCGCGCCCGTCTCGGCCGCTATGTCCTGCTGCCGCGCCTGCTCGACAAGTGCCGCGCCACCCTCGCCGGCAAGAATGGAGAGTATCACTACGCCTGCCCGCTCGATCAGCACTTCTTCAAGTTCACCGGCATCGATCCGGAAGCGCTCAAGGCGGAGGTGGCTACCGGCAAGGGCGATGGCGAGATCCTCGAGTGGATCGAAGCGAATGCCACCAAGCCGCGCGAGCAATGGGAGATCGATCAATGGAGCCGTTTTCAGGAAACCCGCCCCGTGGATAGCGATGTGGAAACCCTTTCATGGTTCCTGGAAATCGTGGGCAAGCTGAGCAAGACCCGCGAGGACATCCGCACCATCGCGGATTACCTCGATGTTGATGACTACGTCAGCTTCGGCGGCATCGCCTGAAGTTTTCAGGGTAGTTGGAGGAAATAAGAAAGGGGCGCGGCCGTGATGGCCGCGCCCCTTTCATTTTGAAATCCTCAAGCAATCTTCGTCGTCACCGGGATGTTGCCCTTTGTCGCGTTCGAGTAGGGGCAGACCACGTGGGCCTTCTCCACCAGCTCCTGTACCTTGGCGGGATCCAGTCCGGGAACCCTGATGGTCAGCTCCACTTCCAATCCGAAGCCACCGCCATCATCCCGCGGGCCGATGCCGACCTTCGCGGTCACGTTGGCTTCGGCCGGTACGTGAATCTTCTCCTTGCCCGCCACGAATTTGAAGGCGCCGAGGAAGCAGGCCGAATATCCGGCGGCGAAAAGCTGCTCCGGGTTCGTGCCCGGGCCACCGGCGCCGCCGAGTTCCTTCGGTGTGGAGAGCGTCACGGCGAGCACGCCGTCCGCGGACTTGGAGCTTCCTTCGCGGCCGCCGGTGGAGGTGGCTTGGGTCGTGTATAGAATGTTCATCGCGTCCCGGATTTACCGCCGATTTCTTTCCGCGCAAGCGGCCAGACTGTCTCGCGGGCATGCGCCCGCTGCATGCTCAGTCTATCAAGCGGGCATTTCCCGGAATGCCGGTCTTCAGCTAGTCTCACGCCATGACTCAAACCGCTACCGCACAGATCACCGGCATCCACCACGTCACGGCCATCGCCAGCGATCCCCAGAAGAATATCGACTTCTATGCCGGCCTCCTCGGCCTGCGCCAGGTGAAGAAGACCGTCAACTTCGACGACCCTTCGGCCTACCATCTCTACTATGGAGACGAGCACGGCACGCCGGGCAGCATCGTCACCTTCTTCTACTGGCCCGGCCATGAGGCCCGCGGCCGCATCGGCAGCGGCCAGACGACCGCGCTCGTCTTCTCCGCCCCGCCCGCCTCGCTCGCTTGGTGGCAGGAGCGCCTCGCGCGTCATGGTGTGAAGGTCGAGCACAAGACCCGCTTCGGTGAAGAGGTCCTTGCCTTCGTCGACCCGGATGAAATCCCCGTCGAGATCGTCGCTGTCGCGGAGGACTCGCGCAGCGGCTGGACCGGCTCCGGCATCCCCGCGGAGCATGCCATCCGCGGCCTCCACACCGCGGAACTCACCGTCGCCTTTGCCGCTCCCACGGAAGCGCTGCTTTCCATCGAGATGCAGTTCCGCCTCGTGAAGCGGGAAGGGGACCGCGCCCGCTTCGAAGCCGGCCCCGGCGGCTCCGGTCGCTATGCCGACGTGATCCAAGCTCCATCCGCGAAGCGCGGCAGCGGCGGCTCGGGCACCATCCACCACATTGCGTGGAGCGTGCCGGATGATGCCACGGAACTGGCCAAGCAAAGCGAACTGCAAGAATCCGGCTACCAAGTGTCACCCGTGATGGATCGCGATTACTTCCACTCGATCTATTATCGCGAGCGTGGTGGCATCCTCTTCGAGATCGCCACGGAGACTCCCGGCTTTGCCGTGGATGAACCCGCGGCATCCCTCGGCACCGCCTTGAAGCTCCCGCGCCAGTTTGAACCGCACCGCGCCAAGATTGAGCAGCTCCTGCCTCCGGTCGAAGTCGCCAAATCCTTCACCTGATCCGATCATGAACCTTCACGATTCCACCCGCACCTTGCATCTCGGCCCGCAGCCTGCGGCCGCGAAAGGTGCCTTGATCCTTCTTCACGGCCGTGGAGCCGATGCCGAGGACATCATCGGCCTCGCCGATCATTTTCCGGTGCAGGACCTTGCCGTCTTCGCCCCGCAGGCGACCCAGAATAGCTGGTATCCGCAGCGCTTCTTCGTGCCTCTGGAGGAGAACGAGCCTTGGCTCTCGAATGCCATCGGCCTTGTCGAGGGCTTGGTCGCGGAGATCCATGCTGCTGGCATTCCTTACGGGAAGATCGGCATCGCCGGGTTCTCGCAGGGCGGCTGTCTCGCGCTTGAATATGCCATGCGCCATCCCCGGGCCTACGGCCTCGTGGCCGGGATGAGCAGTGCCCTTGTCGGCCCGCCGAAGCTCACGCGCAGCCCTGCCGATCTCGGCGGCGTTCCGGTCCTCGTTGCCTGCGCCACGCATGATGCCCACATCCCGCTTCCACTGGTGGAGGAGAGCATCGCCACGCTGAAGGCCAGCGGTGCGGACCTCACCTCGCAAATCTTCCGTGGCTACGATCACACGATCTTCCCGGAGGAGATCGATTGGCTCTCCACGCGCCTCGCGGGATGGACGTGAGCACGGTTGCCATCCGGCCGCGGAAGTGGCTTGCTTCGGGCGATGTCAGTCACACGCATCTTCCTGATCCGCCACGGCGCTACCGTGCTCACCGCGGAAGACCGCTTTGCCGGCTCCACCGATGTGGAGCTCTCCGATGAGGGCCGCACCCAGGTGGGCCGCTTGGCCGAGCGCCTCAGCCTGATTCCGGTCGATGCGGTGTATGCCTCGCCGCTCGGCCGGACCATGGAGACCGCCCGCATCCTCGCGGCCCCGCATGCCATGAATGTCACCCCGCGGGATGGCCTGCGGGAGATCTCGCACGGCCACTGGGAGCAGCTCACCCGCAAGGAAGTGGAGGCGGCCTACCCGGCGGAGGCCGCGGCATGGGACCGCGATCCCTTCACCTTCGCCCCGGTCGGTGGCGAGAGCGGTCTCGCGGTCACCGCCCGCGCCCTTCCCGCGCTGCTGGATATCGTCCAGGCCCATCAGGGTAAGCCGGTCATCGTCGTTTCGCACAAGGCCACCATCCGGCTCCTGCTGAGTTCGCTTCTGGGCTTCGATCCCCGCCGCTACCGGGATAATCTCGACCAAGATCCCGCTGCGCTGAATATCATCGATTTCAAGGACCCGGTCCGGGCCCGTCTCATGCTTTTCAACGATAGCTCCCACTACTCCGAATCCGGTATGGCCATCCCCGATATCGCGGGCGCCTGTCTCTCGAAGTGGTGGGCATCCGACTCCCATCCATGAAGATCGCCATCGGTTCCGATCACGCCGGCTTCCGCTACAAGCAGGAGATCATCGCCCATCTCCGTGCCTCCGGTCATGAGGTCGCGGATTTCGGTACGGATTCCACCGAGTCCGTCGATTACCCGGTCTTCATCCGCCCCGTCGCGGAGGCGGTGGCCGCCGGGCAGTTTGAGCGCGGGATCGTGCTCGGCGGCTCCGGGAATGGCGAGGCGATCGCCGCGAATCGCGTGAAGGGCGTGCGCTGCGGTCTCTGCTGGAATGCGGAGTCTGCCCGGCTCACCCGCATGCACAATGATGCCAACGTGCTCTCCATCGGCGAGCGCATGATGGATTTCGCCACGGCCTTGGAAATCGTCGATATCTTCTTGTCCACCGCTTTCGAGGGCGGTCGCCATGTCGCGCGGATCCAACAGCTCGACGCATGAAGCCGCATCTGCTGCCGGAAGACATCGAGACCTTCCTTCACGGGAAGATCCCGGTGACGAAGGCGATGGCGGTTAGCGTGGAGTCTTATGATGACGACCGCCTCATCGTCACCGCGCCGCTGGATGTGAATCATAACCATCTCGGCACCGCCTTCGGCGGTAGCCTCGCGGCGATTGCCACGCTTGCAGGCTATTGCCTGCTCTGGCTCGAGCTCGGTGACAAGGATGCCCATATCGTGATCCGCAGCTCGAAGGTTTCTTACGACCGCCCCGTCCGCGGCAAGATCCGCGCTTTCTGCGATCGCCCTTCTGAGCAGGCCATGGCCCGCTTCCGGAAGAGCTACGAGCGCACTGGCAAGGCCCGCATCAAGCTTGCCGTCACCATTGAGGAAGAAGGAAACGTCTGTGTGGAGTTCGATGGCACTTACGTCGCCATCCGCTGACATGAGCCACCTTCCCGATACGCTCTCAAGGCTTCGTGCCGGTGAATTGGCAGGGGCCACCCGTCTCGACCTTTCCTGCGGGCTGACCTCCTTTCCCGAGGAAATCTTCGAACTCGCGCGCACTCTTGAGATCCTTAATCTAACAGGCAATCGCTTGTCGGATCTGCCCGCCGACCTAACGCGTCTGGCGAAGCTCAAGATTCTCTTCTGCTCTTCGAACGAATTCGAGCATGTCCCCGAGGTCCTTGGTTCGTGCCCTTCGCTGGAGATGGTCGGGTTCAAGTCAAACCGCATCGCCAAGGTCGAGGAGGACTCGCTGCCTTCATCGCTCCGTTGGCTGATCTTGACGGACAACCGGATCGAGCGTCTTCCCGGATCGATAGGTCGCTGCACAGGCCTTCGCAAGCTCATGCTCGCGGGCAACCGCTTGGAGGAGCTCCCGGCGGAGATGGCCTTCTGCACGGCCTTGGAGTTGATTCGCCTTTCCGCGAACTGTTTCCACTCCCTCCCTTCCTGGCTCTTCCAGTTGCCCCTTCTCTCATGGCTCGCCATCAGTGGCAATCCGCTGGCTGCCGCTCCCGTGTCGCTTGAAACCGAAGTCCTTTCCTGGAACGACATCGAGCTTCAGGAAAGGTTGGGCGAGGGCGCTTCAGGGGTGATCTATCAAGCCCTTCGTAGAAGCGCTGGTGAAGAACTTCCTGCTGCCGTGAAGGTGTTCAAGGGCGAGGTCACCAGTGACGGCTTCCCTGCCGACGAGATGGCGGCGAGCCTTGCCGCAGGCGATCATCCGCATCTCATTCCCGTGCTCGGGAGAATCGCGGATCATCCGGAGGGCAGGCATGCGCTTGTGATGAAGTGGATCGGCCCGGAGTATCGTTCGTTGGCCGCTCCGCCTGATTTCCAGACCTGCACGCGGGACGTTTACGCTCCCGATCTCTTGCTCACGGCTTCGTCGGTCCGCGGCATTGCCGCCTCCATCGCGGCTGCTGCTGCCGCCCTACATGGCAGGGGATTGATTCACGGCGATCTCTACGCGCACAACATTCTCTGGAATGGGCATTCCCATGCGCTGCTCGGGGACTTCGGTGCCGCTTCCTTTCATCCTCCCGGGCTTGCGCCGGATTTGGAGCGGATCGAGGTTCGGGCCTTCGGCTGCCTGTTGGAAGAGCTGCTTGCGCGCGCCGATCGCTCCGCCGATGCTGATCTGGGAGGCCTGCAGGAACTTGCCGGACGTTGTCTCTCACCGCGTCCCTCGGAGCGCCCGCTCTTCCGGGAGATCGTGATTTCCTGACCCGTCATACCATGCCAGCCACCATCATCCCCTGCCTTCGCAGTCCCTACGATACAGTAGGGGGCATCGTCCAATTCGGCAGGATGCTCGATAAGATCCGCCTCCATGTCCGTGGCGAACTCCCTCCCGGTTGGGTTGAGGCCATGGGTGTTCCCCGGGGCTATGATGCGCGTTGCTGTCGCTTCCTCCACGTGGACTATGCTGAGCTCGTGGCAGAGACGCTCAAGGGTGGTGGTGACGAGGAACTCCTTGCTTGGGCCTTTGAGAAGGGCCGTGAGCCGAACGAGGAGGAGATCGAAGTTTGGAACGGCTTCATGATGAAGATCGGCTGGCGCGATGCTTATGCCGAGCGCGTCCGCTTCCGCTTGGAAGAGTCCGGCTTCCCGCCTGGATCGGTGCTTACCATGTTCGACTTCATCGAACTGGATGAGGGTCGCCCGCCGCGCTTCTCGTGAGCCGTCTTACACCACTCCCACTCGCAGGCGTGAAGACCAGAGCCAGCGCTTCTTGCCGGGCATCAGGCTGCCAGCCTTCTCGCGCAGCCGCGTGATTCCGATTTCATCTTCGCTGAGTCCGGCCTTAAGGAGCGTCTGTACGCTTCCTTGGCTCAGTGCCAGCCCGACCAGACGCTCGGCATCCCCCTCGTCCTCGTCGTGGAGCAGGATCTCCCGCACCCAGCGGAAGGCACCGCTGGCATGCATCCTCGTGAGGTGACCGGATTTCTCGTAGAACTCCAAGGCATCGGCGAGGCCCAGTTCGCGCTCCAGTGCGCGCCCCTGCCGGTCGCATTCGGCATAGGCCTTGTCGACTTTCCAGATGCCGGTGACCGGTGGCCAATCGTAGTCGCAAGCGGCGAAGACTCCGCCAGCTTTCAAGATGCGGGCGGCTTCTGAGAAGGTTCCCTGCGGATCCATCCAATGCAGTGCTTGGGCGCAAGTCACGATATCCACGCTGCCATCCGGCAGACCCGTGTCGTGGGAGAATCCGCGCTGGTAGCGCAGGCCTTCGCCCCCGCGGCGCTCCGCCTCGGCCCGCATCGAGTCGGTCGGTTCGATGCCGATGATGTGGGAGATCTTGCCGACCCAGTACCGGCTTGAAAGGCCGGTCCCGCAGCCCAGGTCCACGACCGTCCCGCTGGCGTCGGCTTGGGCAATCTCCATCAGGAGACTGGCCATCCGTGCCGGAGGGGCCGCCCGGTGCTCGTCGTACTGGCCGGCGAAGCCCGTGAAGCGATCCATGTTCCCGGCGAAGGTTGTCTCGGCATCCATGGTCCCAAGTTGGATCGCTCGCCCCGGAGTGCAAGCCGTCCTGTGTGAGCCTTCAGGAATCGCAATCCATGCAGGGCACCAAGCCGCTCTCCTTC
The genomic region above belongs to Luteolibacter rhizosphaerae and contains:
- a CDS encoding efflux transporter outer membrane subunit; the protein is MKTSRLFLLTAALFSSCSFVPTLDKPGVEVVPVSFSGHGGGSVSASLDWRSFFTDPRLKKLVGNALENNRDLRVAALNVEQSRAQYGISRSALFPSVDLSATGSRRRTPGSTVSGGTAVESRNYDVSVGVTSYELDLFGRVRSLNQAALERYLASDAARLGVQISLVAEVASQYFAERALLEQIELSEQTLASVSQTYDLTKTRLNAGDVSELDARSVEIQVQTAKANLAAYRQQLAVTHNALVFLTGASIDGLPAGRSLEQGLVADLRSGVPSDLLVRRPDILESEHELHAANADIGAARAAFFPRITLTGSAGTASRSLGDLFQSGSSAWAFTPQISVPIFDGGFNKANLDAAQVRKQIEVARYEKAIQTGFREVSDGLVARTGINSQIAAIEGLVEAQQRRFDLANARYTQGVDSYFEVLDAHQELYSARQSLIQVRLARLTNTVGLYKALGGGW
- a CDS encoding DUF5069 domain-containing protein; this translates as MNQTDLTLRPPRSVRARLGRYVLLPRLLDKCRATLAGKNGEYHYACPLDQHFFKFTGIDPEALKAEVATGKGDGEILEWIEANATKPREQWEIDQWSRFQETRPVDSDVETLSWFLEIVGKLSKTREDIRTIADYLDVDDYVSFGGIA
- a CDS encoding organic hydroperoxide resistance protein, with the protein product MNILYTTQATSTGGREGSSKSADGVLAVTLSTPKELGGAGGPGTNPEQLFAAGYSACFLGAFKFVAGKEKIHVPAEANVTAKVGIGPRDDGGGFGLEVELTIRVPGLDPAKVQELVEKAHVVCPYSNATKGNIPVTTKIA
- a CDS encoding ring-cleaving dioxygenase; the encoded protein is MTQTATAQITGIHHVTAIASDPQKNIDFYAGLLGLRQVKKTVNFDDPSAYHLYYGDEHGTPGSIVTFFYWPGHEARGRIGSGQTTALVFSAPPASLAWWQERLARHGVKVEHKTRFGEEVLAFVDPDEIPVEIVAVAEDSRSGWTGSGIPAEHAIRGLHTAELTVAFAAPTEALLSIEMQFRLVKREGDRARFEAGPGGSGRYADVIQAPSAKRGSGGSGTIHHIAWSVPDDATELAKQSELQESGYQVSPVMDRDYFHSIYYRERGGILFEIATETPGFAVDEPAASLGTALKLPRQFEPHRAKIEQLLPPVEVAKSFT
- a CDS encoding alpha/beta hydrolase codes for the protein MNLHDSTRTLHLGPQPAAAKGALILLHGRGADAEDIIGLADHFPVQDLAVFAPQATQNSWYPQRFFVPLEENEPWLSNAIGLVEGLVAEIHAAGIPYGKIGIAGFSQGGCLALEYAMRHPRAYGLVAGMSSALVGPPKLTRSPADLGGVPVLVACATHDAHIPLPLVEESIATLKASGADLTSQIFRGYDHTIFPEEIDWLSTRLAGWT
- a CDS encoding histidine phosphatase family protein: MSVTRIFLIRHGATVLTAEDRFAGSTDVELSDEGRTQVGRLAERLSLIPVDAVYASPLGRTMETARILAAPHAMNVTPRDGLREISHGHWEQLTRKEVEAAYPAEAAAWDRDPFTFAPVGGESGLAVTARALPALLDIVQAHQGKPVIVVSHKATIRLLLSSLLGFDPRRYRDNLDQDPAALNIIDFKDPVRARLMLFNDSSHYSESGMAIPDIAGACLSKWWASDSHP
- the rpiB gene encoding ribose 5-phosphate isomerase B, which codes for MKIAIGSDHAGFRYKQEIIAHLRASGHEVADFGTDSTESVDYPVFIRPVAEAVAAGQFERGIVLGGSGNGEAIAANRVKGVRCGLCWNAESARLTRMHNDANVLSIGERMMDFATALEIVDIFLSTAFEGGRHVARIQQLDA
- a CDS encoding thioesterase domain-containing protein, with the translated sequence MKPHLLPEDIETFLHGKIPVTKAMAVSVESYDDDRLIVTAPLDVNHNHLGTAFGGSLAAIATLAGYCLLWLELGDKDAHIVIRSSKVSYDRPVRGKIRAFCDRPSEQAMARFRKSYERTGKARIKLAVTIEEEGNVCVEFDGTYVAIR
- a CDS encoding leucine-rich repeat-containing protein kinase family protein; this encodes MSHLPDTLSRLRAGELAGATRLDLSCGLTSFPEEIFELARTLEILNLTGNRLSDLPADLTRLAKLKILFCSSNEFEHVPEVLGSCPSLEMVGFKSNRIAKVEEDSLPSSLRWLILTDNRIERLPGSIGRCTGLRKLMLAGNRLEELPAEMAFCTALELIRLSANCFHSLPSWLFQLPLLSWLAISGNPLAAAPVSLETEVLSWNDIELQERLGEGASGVIYQALRRSAGEELPAAVKVFKGEVTSDGFPADEMAASLAAGDHPHLIPVLGRIADHPEGRHALVMKWIGPEYRSLAAPPDFQTCTRDVYAPDLLLTASSVRGIAASIAAAAAALHGRGLIHGDLYAHNILWNGHSHALLGDFGAASFHPPGLAPDLERIEVRAFGCLLEELLARADRSADADLGGLQELAGRCLSPRPSERPLFREIVIS
- a CDS encoding DUF5069 domain-containing protein, encoding MPATIIPCLRSPYDTVGGIVQFGRMLDKIRLHVRGELPPGWVEAMGVPRGYDARCCRFLHVDYAELVAETLKGGGDEELLAWAFEKGREPNEEEIEVWNGFMMKIGWRDAYAERVRFRLEESGFPPGSVLTMFDFIELDEGRPPRFS
- a CDS encoding class I SAM-dependent methyltransferase, which translates into the protein MDAETTFAGNMDRFTGFAGQYDEHRAAPPARMASLLMEIAQADASGTVVDLGCGTGLSSRYWVGKISHIIGIEPTDSMRAEAERRGGEGLRYQRGFSHDTGLPDGSVDIVTCAQALHWMDPQGTFSEAARILKAGGVFAACDYDWPPVTGIWKVDKAYAECDRQGRALERELGLADALEFYEKSGHLTRMHASGAFRWVREILLHDEDEGDAERLVGLALSQGSVQTLLKAGLSEDEIGITRLREKAGSLMPGKKRWLWSSRLRVGVV